From the genome of Xiphophorus couchianus chromosome 15, X_couchianus-1.0, whole genome shotgun sequence:
GGCAAATTAAAACAACTGGCCTGGGCGGGTTAAACTGGGGATAGGTTCCCCTCTGCTTTGAAGGGCCACACATTTTTATTGGCTGAACCAAGGAGGAACCAATCAAGCCTTTGCCTAAACAAATATAATCCCTTGGCCAATTAAATCCAATTAGCGACTACTGAATGTATTAAAGATATGAAATAGCCCAAGCAGAACAGATTTACCAGAATGAGCCGCAGGTCCATTTCGGGACTTGGACTCATCTCTGAAAGCACGAGCGGTTTGTTTATGCAATGGTATCCACGTCCACCGTTATCTTTCAGAAACAACAGAGAGGGCCTTATCAGGAACCACGCTTTGTCGGTGCTCAGGTTCTGCTATTCTGAAGGAGAACACTGATAAGAAAGGTGAGCAGGTCAGAGAACTGGCCCACACAGCGacattaaaaaggaaataataataacatcCAACACACATGGTTAGAGgtggagaaaatattttatatacatgCAATCTGTACAGAAATTtaagacaggaagaaaaaaacacctgcagattataacaaagtacaaaaaaagtataaaaaggtTATCTTTGAGCCAGCAAAGATAGCAGGTGACGGAATCTACTTAAATAAATTGATCTTTTCAAATACGGGAACGTCGAGAGAGAGGATGCGCTCCCTCTATTATTCCCACTCACAGCCTGCGGAGATGAGACTGTATTTTAGTCAAActtagatgtttttctgtcttttgaaaGAGAgacagcgagagagagagaaaaaaaaagcttctccCACTTCATCGCATCAGGACGCGGTCGTTCCGCACAACCGAGTCCCGTTCAGCATCTCCTTCAGATCAGTCTCCGGTTTCCCTGCGACCATGAAGGGCCACGTCTGCGGGAGGGAAACAAAGTTAATTTGAACACCAGTTATTAAAGAAATCCAAGTCAAACAGAAATTCTAGTAAGAGTGTGAATCGTGGCTTTCGGCCTTtgtgactaaaataaataaacaatacagaAGCAAACGCGTGTCATTgtggtttggtttttattctcAAATTTACTTTAATTCTTGACATcttttgtggattttctttagtTTAAGTCGTTGTTTGgcattttaattatattaaagCAACATCAATTCACTCTTAAAAACTAACTCTTCTACCTACAGCAAACCGTTGCATCAATATCAAAGTCTTTCTGTTCTCTAAATATATTTGAACTGCAGATGTAATATACAGTTTGACTTAGAACTTTGTCATAAAAAAGGCTTTCTTCCTCCGTTATGCACCTGCCCCGCAACGCCATCACCTACTCCATCCATAAGGCTTTAGATGGGCCTTTGAAGGCCCTATAAAAAATTGTTGACATGCAAATTTAAAGCCACCACAAATAGGTAACAGCGGGACAATTTCATCCTTTATAGTATCatatacatttcaaaaatatttatctaaaatcaCGCCTTGTATTTATCCTTGTGTCATTTTAAGCTTTATCCTATTTTTAAATCCGTCGCTCACTCCTGGCTCCACCTCTCTATCTGACAGCAGCACAATACGGCACTTTTTTCGAAAATGGAGGCGCCaatgataacaataaaaatacattattttctgaaaCCTGCGGCCTTGCATGTTTTCCTCAACTCTCTCCTGCAGTGGAAAGCATAACCTGCGTTGTGAATAAACCCTCAGGTTGGAGTCTCACCAGGTTAACTGGGTGCGTATATCCGTTTTCATACTTGTCGTTAGCCAGAATCTGCCGGAGATGCGCGATGTAGCTGGACGCCAGGCGCAGCGTGTCCAGTTTGGAGAGCTTGGTGTCCGGCGGGACCCACGGCAAGGAGGTCTTCAGCCGCGAGAACGCCTTGGACAGCACGCGCATCCTGGCTCTCTCGCGCGCGTTGGCTGCGTTCCTCTGCACCTGTTTGCCCTCCTGCTGCGCCACACCTTTGGGCGCACTTTTGCGTGACGAGCTCTTGCGCTTCTTGCCAGACGCCTCTTTCCTCCTGCCCTCGGTGACGAAGCTGCCCTCGCAGTTGGAGCTCTCCTCCGTGCTCTCATTGGAGTCCTTACCGGAGGAGCCGAACTTGAGAATGCCGTCCAAGAGCTCGTCGTCGACGTCGCTGAGAGATCCGGTGGACATGGTGATGCTGGGACAGGACGGGAGCGGGCTCAAATCATGGGAACGACAGAGTTGATTCTTGACAGAACCGAACGGGGTGCACAAACACACTCCTGGGAGTTCATGTGCAAACTAAGTGAGcgtgaaagaaacagaaaaaaaagaacactttttTATCTCTATGAGCTGAGAGGGCGTTACCTCACGCTGGGAGGAGACTGATCTGAGTCGGTTCCCTAAAGTTTCCAGGACCCTGATGGACCTTGGATGAGTCACTGGAAACAAGATAAAGCGTCAGATATTGAATTGATTGAGCAAAATGAACTTTAAACAGCCTCATTTGAAATTGATTTAACTGAGACgaagaaaaatatatcaagCAGACACAAAATGAAGTTGTGTCCTAATGTAGCCTGTTGTTCAAATTGTAGTTTGAGACCACTTGCATGCTATGTAATATACAGTATGCACTTTAAATTTCCATATAACATTATCTCTAATCTGTTTGCTAACAAATCTCTGAGGCCTCTATAGGGCAGCGGCATTTACAAAGTAAGgttaattctgttttaaaagatGGGGATTTCTGAAGGTATAGTTGTATccactggtttttattttagggtATCACAGTAAAGGAGGTCAGGCACATATTCATCCTCCACGTTTCAGGGTTTAATTTCTAAGaattatttatctaaataaatttttatcatTTCCCAGTTCACAGtgatgcactactttgtgttaaggtccaatttaaataatacattagtgctacaaaataaaaaaaaaatgaaaaacgaAAAAATGAATAGTTTTGAAATGTGATGCATAACATTACATTTCTAGCTCCTGTGTACAATATTGCTATTGTAGGTAAGAATCTGCATTTTTGTCGTTCTGCTCTGTTTCTGCAGAGCTTTCTGCACTTCCTGGCTCTTAAGTGCAAGGACAGGGGGTGTCACTTCTCAAATGGCAAACTGGCGCCTTGGTCCCCTCTGATGTAATGGATACCTAGCACCCACAATCCTCTGTTTGGCCTTCCACATCATTCCACACTGATGCTCTTTGCACCAGCCCACTCAGGGCCACGTCCAAACAACTGGAGCGCTCTGGAGCTGCATGAGAGGAAATCCTGAAGGCCTGTGATAATCCTTTACTTCTTATGCACTTCcgctttacttttctttttttttttgcattattccTCAATGCAGCCTAAGATGTTGATTATATTTCTAACACGAGTGCATGTTTGCCCAAGAATGTGTGAACACAATGTCTTTGCATGCACAGTTTAAGCATGCAGGGTTAAAAAGTGTGTCTCCAGAGAGCTGACctttagttattttgtttttggtgtctcAGCCCATCTAAACAGGCATTACCTTGTTAATCAGTCAGAAACAAACGATAAAGCTACCTTTTGTTGATTCCTTTGCTTTAAGCTTTAAATACATTATCATAAATAAGAGAAATGGACATTAGCAATATTTAATTGACTCGCTGGGAAATGTACATTTGCAAtgataacaacaaaaatagattaAGATGCTGCCAAACTAAGCAGAAAGCAGGGGATAAGATAAGTGAAGggataaagagagaaaagaggccATAGACGGGGATTAATCTTCTGGGTGGGCTGAAAATCAAAGCACTACGAGGAAAAGTAATAATAGAGTCTGTTAGATTGATGATCACCTCTGAGATACATGGATCTACACATGAGAGAAACAAGAAGACAGATGGAGTGGGAGCCAAACTAAAATAGCCTATAAAAGAAAAGTCAAGGGACTCTTTTTCTATTCCCTGTATAGCAATAAGAAATTATGTAATATAGCTATCATCAGTGCTGAAAAACAGCTTAATTTCTGTATGATAGAGAACACCAGCCAAAGAACTAAGTACTTGCTGTTTTGTGAgcgggtgatttttttttttctttttgcaacaaCCCTTTATGAGAATGATAAAGTGTTTCGGAAACCCTCTCTCAGAGCTGCGGTCACACTGAGAGTGACACGAGGCAACAGGTGAAGAGggggcagagagagaaaagaggggACCCTGGCAGTCATGGAGGGACATGCTGCTAATTAGCCGGTTTAGGGGCAAAGGTTAGGCTGGTTGTGTGATGTCACCATTAAAGGAAGGGTTCCAGATGTTGGTCACATGCAGGACCGCAAAGGAGGGCATCCGATCCTCCCAGTCATTATCCGGTCATGTTTTCGCATAAATGTGTTGGTTGTGCAAAAATagacacttttatttttctgctcctcTTGGGCTACTGCAgtgttcatctttttttttccaaactttggAAAGCTGggtgaattatttttgtaacattcTAACAACAAATAGGTGTAATTATCAGGCCTTGTTGTATCCCACTCAGCAGCGGTTTCTGATTTTGGTGAAATAGTTCTTTGCCCAATAATTCCAGATTTTAGCTCTGAACCGTAAATAAAGGGATGTTGCCTTGTTTTTTTAGATGCAGAAAGAAATTGCAGACAGTGTGGCAAGACAAAAGGAGTTAATGGCAAAAGGTGCAACCGTGGAtggattttgtattttgtaccctttatttttaattgttgccTATTCGTTTTGTTCAAGATCACATGCAAGCAAAACTGTAACTTCAGCTGCTTGGTACTCTGTATCTCTGTAACCTATGAGCATTTATctctaaaaagaaatgtttaaaaaggttAAAGCCATTCATTTCGGAGGAAGTTGGAGATTAGGTGTCAGTGTCATTTAAGATGCTTTTTTAGCCCTTTTAGCTCTTTGCTATAAACGGAATCAAATGGGTGTGCAACCACTGATTAATGCAAGAACAAGGGGTCCATAGTGCAAATCAAAATACCATTTATTTACAAGAGAAACATTCCCA
Proteins encoded in this window:
- the tcf21 gene encoding transcription factor 21 — translated: MSTGSLSDVDDELLDGILKFGSSGKDSNESTEESSNCEGSFVTEGRRKEASGKKRKSSSRKSAPKGVAQQEGKQVQRNAANARERARMRVLSKAFSRLKTSLPWVPPDTKLSKLDTLRLASSYIAHLRQILANDKYENGYTHPVNLTWPFMVAGKPETDLKEMLNGTRLCGTTAS